In Oncorhynchus nerka isolate Pitt River linkage group LG21, Oner_Uvic_2.0, whole genome shotgun sequence, the following are encoded in one genomic region:
- the LOC135559469 gene encoding uncharacterized protein LOC135559469 isoform X2, with amino-acid sequence MSGSSEHRELDRISLEMNQLSFRRQQLIDRRNMLTILQEFRNRTNRSSTDGSKEQTEIQCLDKELQELSEKKRELQERQDNILHSKDQIKECIISQGGVSVLPDPSVVFVEAPPSIPAPEVILDIQKLPPCSAQTQCPQCRQFITTEIVTSIGNVACLVCVTMSILGCVAGCCLIPFCIDNFKDVTHRCPKCRSPIITIKKL; translated from the exons ATGTCTGGCTCTTCTGAGCACAGGGAGCTGGATAGGATCTCCTTGGAGATGAACCAACTGTCATTCAGGAGGCAGCAACTGATCGATCGCAGGAACATGCTGACCATCCTGCAGGAGTTCAGGAACCGCACCAACCGCAGTAGCACAG ATGGCTCCAAGGAGCAGACTGAGATTCAATGCCTTGATAAGGAACTGCAGGAGCTGTCTGAGAAGAAGAGAGAGCTGCAGGAAAGGCAAGATAACATTCTCCATTCCAAGGACCAAATAAAAG AGTGCATCATCAGTCAGGGGGGTGTATCTGTTCTCCCTGACCCCTCTGTTGTCTTTGTTGAAGCTCCACCCTCTATACCAG CTCCGGAGGTCATCCTGGACATCCAGAAACTTCCTCCCTGCTCAGCTCAGACCCAGTGCCCACAGTGTCGACAGTTCATCACCACAGAGATTGTCACTTCAATAGGCAATGTGGCCTGTCTGGTCTGTGTCACAATGTCTATACTTGG CTGTGTGGCTGGCTGCTGCCTTATCCCTTTCTGCATTGATAACTTCAAAGATGTCACACATAGATGTCCTAAGTGTCGAAGTCCAATAATCACCATCAAAAAGCTCTGA
- the LOC135559469 gene encoding uncharacterized protein LOC135559469 isoform X1: MSGSSEHRELDRISLEMNQLSFRRQQLIDRRNMLTILQEFRNRTNRSSTADGSKEQTEIQCLDKELQELSEKKRELQERQDNILHSKDQIKECIISQGGVSVLPDPSVVFVEAPPSIPAPEVILDIQKLPPCSAQTQCPQCRQFITTEIVTSIGNVACLVCVTMSILGCVAGCCLIPFCIDNFKDVTHRCPKCRSPIITIKKL; the protein is encoded by the exons ATGTCTGGCTCTTCTGAGCACAGGGAGCTGGATAGGATCTCCTTGGAGATGAACCAACTGTCATTCAGGAGGCAGCAACTGATCGATCGCAGGAACATGCTGACCATCCTGCAGGAGTTCAGGAACCGCACCAACCGCAGTAGCACAG CAGATGGCTCCAAGGAGCAGACTGAGATTCAATGCCTTGATAAGGAACTGCAGGAGCTGTCTGAGAAGAAGAGAGAGCTGCAGGAAAGGCAAGATAACATTCTCCATTCCAAGGACCAAATAAAAG AGTGCATCATCAGTCAGGGGGGTGTATCTGTTCTCCCTGACCCCTCTGTTGTCTTTGTTGAAGCTCCACCCTCTATACCAG CTCCGGAGGTCATCCTGGACATCCAGAAACTTCCTCCCTGCTCAGCTCAGACCCAGTGCCCACAGTGTCGACAGTTCATCACCACAGAGATTGTCACTTCAATAGGCAATGTGGCCTGTCTGGTCTGTGTCACAATGTCTATACTTGG CTGTGTGGCTGGCTGCTGCCTTATCCCTTTCTGCATTGATAACTTCAAAGATGTCACACATAGATGTCCTAAGTGTCGAAGTCCAATAATCACCATCAAAAAGCTCTGA
- the LOC115104209 gene encoding cell death-inducing p53-target protein 1 produces the protein MSSDPPPPYPGGPSAPLIKEKNGQPAIPGSAVPVSTGPPQGQPLPPDYGPPPYEATLQPGFLPPHVPGDGAMPIPHGGFYPPPGHFGPGQFGPGQFGPGPIQFGPVAGQTAHTVLVPPGTATTVTVLQGEIFQTAPVQTVCHHCQQPIITRINHSVGLMNAVFCLFCFFVGCDLGCCLIPCLIDDLKDVIHTCPCCKGYIYTYKRIC, from the exons ATGTCCAGCGACCCCCCTCCTCCCTACCCCGGAGGTCCCAGCGCCCCTCTTATCAAGGAGAAGAATGGACAGCCAGCCATTCCGG GCTCGGCGGTCCCTGTATCGACGGGTCCTCCTCAGGGACAACCCCTGCCTCCAGACTATGGCCCTCCACCCTACGAGGCCACGCTACAGCCAGGCTTCTTGCCGCCACACGTCCCAGGAGATGGGGCCATGCCCATACCACATG GTGGCTTCTACCCTCCGCCAGGTCACTTTGGCCCGGGGCAGTTTGGCCCGGGGCAGTTTGGCCCGGGGCCCATTCAATTTGGGCCTGTGGCAGGTCAGACGGCTCACACGGTGCTGGTACCCCCTGGGACAGCTACCACAGTGACCGTGCTACAGGGGGAGATATTCCAGACAGCACCCGTACAGACTGTGTGTCACCACTGCCAGCAGCCCATCATCACCCGCATCAACCACAGCGTGGGCCTCATGAACGCTGTCTTCTGCCTCTTCTGCTTCTTTGTTGG gtgTGATCTGGGTTGCTGCTTGATTCCCTGTCTGATCGATGATCTCAAGGATGTGATACACACCTGCCCCTGCTGCAAGGGCTACATCTACACATACAAGCGTATCTGCTAA
- the LOC115104206 gene encoding U11/U12 small nuclear ribonucleoprotein 25 kDa protein-like isoform X2, giving the protein MMGEETQSLHLDEGLSVKEEELGQAEGKINQVEDEQPEEVEEEDEEDEEALPHSEFLDIFEEGLARLVQDPLLCDLPIQVTLEEVNSQVALEYGQAMTVRVCKADGEVMPIVVVQNAMVLDLKKAIQRFMELKQQREGGVKHEIRMENLSSHISRGEA; this is encoded by the exons ATGATGGGGGAGGAGACCCAGTCCCTTCACCTGGAtgagggactgtctgtaaagGAAGAGGAGTTAGGACAGGCAGAGGGAAAGATTAACCAAGTGGAGGATGAACAACCAGAGGAGGTtgaagaggaagatgaggaggacgaAGAAGCATTACCACACTCGGAATTCCTGGACATATTTGAAGAAGGACTGGCTCGCCTTGTACAGGACCCTCTACTCTGTGACCTTCCCATTCAG GTGACTCTGGAGGAGGTGAATTCCCAGGTTGCTCTGGAGTATGGCCAAGCCATGACTGTCCGTGTATGCAAAGCGGATGGCGAAGTAATGC CCATAGTGGTGGTGCAGAATGCTATGGTGCTGGATTTGAAGAAAGCCATTCAGAGGTTCATGGAGCTGAAACAGCAACGGGAGGGTGGGGTGAAGCAT GAGATACGTATGGAGAACCTTTCATCTCATATTTCAAGGGGAGAAGCTTGA
- the polr3k gene encoding DNA-directed RNA polymerase III subunit RPC10 yields MLLFCPTCGNVLIVEEGQKCYRFACNTCPYVHNITRKVNNRKYPKLKEVDDVLGGAAAWENVDSTPEKCPKCEHPRAFFMQIQTRSADEPMTTFYKCCNYECGHRWRD; encoded by the exons ATGCTTctgttttgtccaacatgtgGGAATGTGTTGATTGTAGAGGAAGGACAGAAGTGCTATCGATTCGCCTGCAACACATGTCCGTACGTGCATAACATTACTAGGAAG GTAAACAACAGGAAGTATCCCAAACTGAAAGAGGTTGATGATGTGCTTGGTGGAGCTGCAGCCTGGGAAAATGTGGATTCCACGCCAG AAAAATGTCCCAAGTGTGAGCACCCCCGAGCATTCTTCATGCAGATTCAGACAAGATCTGCAGATGAACCGATGACAACGTTCTACAAATGCTGCAATTATGAGTGTGGACATCGCTGGAGAGACTAA
- the LOC115104206 gene encoding U11/U12 small nuclear ribonucleoprotein 25 kDa protein-like isoform X1, producing MMGEETQSLHLDEGLSVKEEELGQAEGKINQVEDEQPEEVEEEDEEDEEALPHSEFLDIFEEGLARLVQDPLLCDLPIQVTLEEVNSQVALEYGQAMTVRVCKADGEVMPIVVVQNAMVLDLKKAIQRFMELKQQREGGVKHVSWRYVWRTFHLIFQGEKLDDDKMKLKDYGIRNRDEVTFMKRLRKK from the exons ATGATGGGGGAGGAGACCCAGTCCCTTCACCTGGAtgagggactgtctgtaaagGAAGAGGAGTTAGGACAGGCAGAGGGAAAGATTAACCAAGTGGAGGATGAACAACCAGAGGAGGTtgaagaggaagatgaggaggacgaAGAAGCATTACCACACTCGGAATTCCTGGACATATTTGAAGAAGGACTGGCTCGCCTTGTACAGGACCCTCTACTCTGTGACCTTCCCATTCAG GTGACTCTGGAGGAGGTGAATTCCCAGGTTGCTCTGGAGTATGGCCAAGCCATGACTGTCCGTGTATGCAAAGCGGATGGCGAAGTAATGC CCATAGTGGTGGTGCAGAATGCTATGGTGCTGGATTTGAAGAAAGCCATTCAGAGGTTCATGGAGCTGAAACAGCAACGGGAGGGTGGGGTGAAGCATGTCAGCTg GAGATACGTATGGAGAACCTTTCATCTCATATTTCAAGGGGAGAAGCTTGATGATGACAAAATGAAACTAAAGGA TTATGGGATCAGAAACAGAGATGAGGTGACATTCATGAAGAGACTGAGGAAGAAGTGA